One Hippoglossus hippoglossus isolate fHipHip1 chromosome 13, fHipHip1.pri, whole genome shotgun sequence genomic window carries:
- the zgc:154093 gene encoding cdc42 effector protein 2 has product MPAKTPIYLKTTTPKKGKRLKLRDVLSGDMISPPLGDVRHSAHVGPEGQGMFGDLGFLQGKMDMLPSLSRTQNGHARSHSVERHLDEDFAAKQDSHNYAYNGFHYQHACTGLLKTTISMPVFISHEQAPPKPPRLHLDDPSPPSLPPQQHHLQHHQQPTETSHRQANGFDHTDNHVQQHPTLSLCENGVVGRLASEPCRDISLSPAIRRLVPSSGSFSEVSSEDSMSETCGPLDVRRGLSLDSDAGLSNEDLRSERSESPCAAFHPAARTGSPDVSHSESLAGLDLDLGPSILEDVLSIMDRYKKTDNRCEL; this is encoded by the coding sequence ATGCCGGCAAAGACGCCAATTTACCTAAAAACTACGACTCCCAAGAAAGGAAAGAGGCTGAAGCTGCGTGACGTCCTCTCAGGGGACATGATCAGCCCCCCGCTGGGCGACGTCCGTCACAGTGCTCACGTGGGTCCTGAAGGACAAGGCATGTTTGGAGATTTGGGTTTCCTCCAGGGGAAGATGGACATGCTGCCGTCTCTGAGCCGGACACAAAACGGTCACGCACGCTCACACAGCGTGGAGAGACACCTGGACGAAGACTTCGCTGCCAAACAGGACTCACACAACTACGCCTACAACGGTTTCCATTATCAGCACGCCTGCACCGGCCTGCTGAAGACCACCATCTCCATGCCCGTGTTCATCTCCCACGAACAGGCGCCACCCAAACCCCCACGCCTCCACCTGGAcgacccctcccctccctccctgcccccGCAGCAACACCACCTCCAGCACCATCAGCAGCCGACAGAGACGAGCCACCGACAGGCCAACGGCTTCGATCACACAGACAACCACGTCCAGCAGCACCCGACTCTGTCGCTCTGTGAGAACGGCGTGGTGGGACGTTTGGCATCAGAGCCCTGCCGAGACATCTCCCTGTCCCCCGCCATCCGCAGGCTCGTCCCCTCCTCTGGCTCCTTCTCAGAGGTCTCCTCTGAGGACTCCATGTCAGAAACCTGTGGGCCGCTGGACGTCCGCCGGGGCCTCAGTCTGGACTCTGACGCCGGCCTGAGCAACGAGGATCTGAGGAGCGAACGCAGCGAGTCTCCGTGCGCTGCCTTTCATCCGGCCGCTCGAACAGGCTCGCCTGATGTGTCCCACTCTGAGTCTTTGGCGGGTTTGGACCTGGACCTGGGTCCATCCATCCTGGAGGACGTGCTGAGCATCATGGACCGATACAAGAAGACAGACAACCGCTGCGAGCTGTGA
- the ercc2 gene encoding general transcription and DNA repair factor IIH helicase subunit XPD, with the protein MKLNIEGLLVYFPYDYIYPEQYSYMLELKRTLDAKGHGVLEMPSGTGKTISLLSLIVAYQRAFPLEVTKLIYCSRTVPEIEKVVEELRKLIEYYCKETGERNNFLALALSSRKNLCIHPEVSALRFGKEVDGKCHSLTASYIRAQRHSDPGLPACRFYEEFDAVGRQVPLPPGVYNLDDLKDFGRRKGWCPYYLARYSILHANIVVYSYHYLLDPKIADLVSKELSKKSIVVFDEAHNIDNVCIDAMSVNITRRTLDRCQTNVDTLQTTIQKIKETDTAKLREEYMRLVEGLKNANVARETDVYLSNPVLPDEILKEAVPGSIRTAEHFVGFLRRFLEYLKSRLRVQHVVQESAPQFLKDIFDKVCIDRKPLRFCAERLQSLLRTLEIADIADFSAVTLISNFATLVSTYSQGFTIIIEPFEDRTPTIANPVLHFSCMDPSIAIKPVFQRFQSVIITSGTLSPLDIYPRILDFRPVTVASFTMTLARTCLCPLIVGRGNDQVALSSKFETREDFAVIRNYGNLLLEMSAIVPDGIVAFFTSYIYMENIVASWYEQGILENIQRNKLIFIETQDAAETSMALEKYQEACENGRGAILLSVARGKVSEGIDFVHHFGRAVIMFGVPYVYTQSRILKARLEYLRDQFQIRENDFLTFDAMRHAAQCVGRAIRGKTDYGLMIFADKRYARADKRGKLPRWIQEHISEGSLNLTVDEAVHLSKHFLRQMAQPFRQEDQLGLSLLTFEQLQSEEMLKKISQIAHQT; encoded by the exons atgaa GCTCAACATCGAGGGTCTGCTGGTGTATTTTCCGTACGACTACATTTACCCTGAGCAGTACTCCTACATGCTGGAGCTGAAGAGGACTCTGGACGCTAAG GGTCATGGAGTCTTGGAGATGCCGTCAGGAACAGGGAAGACGAtctctctgctgtcactcaTCGTCGCCTATCAAAGA GCCTTTCCTCTGGAAGTTACCAAATTAATTTACTGCTCCAGAACAGTTCCAGAGATCGAGAAG gtggtggaggagctgaggaaactGATCGAGTATTATTGCAAGGAAACTGGAGAAAGAAACAACTTCCTGGCTCTGGCTCTTTCCTCCAGGAAGAACCTCTGCATCCACCCTGAG GTGAGCGCTCTGCGCTTCGGTAAGGAAGTGGACGGGAAGTGTCACAGTCTGACGGCGTCGTACATCCGTGCACAACGCCACAGCGACCCCGGCCTGCCCGCCTGTCGTTTCTATGAG GAGTTCGATGCCGTCGGCCGACAGGTGCCTCTTCCACCTGGCGTCTACAACCTGGACGACCTGAAGGACTTTGGCAGGAGGAAAGGCTGGTGTCCGTATTATCTGGCGCGCTACTCA ATCCTGCACGCCAACATCGTAGTGTACAGCTACCACTATCTGCTGGACCCGAAGATCGCCGACCTGGTGTCCAAGGAACTCTCCAAGAAATCTATTGTGGTGTTTGATGAGGCTCATAATATTG ACAACGTATGTATCGACGCCATGAGTGTGAACATCACCAGACGCACACTCGACCGCTGCCAGACCAACGTGGACACGCTGCAGACCACCATACAGAA GATCAAGGAGACGGACACGGCCAAGCTGAGGGAGGAGTACATGCGactggtggaggggctgaagaaTGCCAACGTTGCCCGGGAAACGGACGTCTACCTCTCAAACCCAGTGTTACCAGATGAAATTCTTAAAG AGGCAGTTCCTGGATCTATTCGCACAGCCGAGCACTTTGTGGGTTTCTTGAGGCGTTTCCTGGAATATCTGAAGTCCCGTCTGAGGGTCCAGCACGTGGTCCAGGAGAGCGCCCCCCAGTTCCTCAAAGACATCTTCGACAAAGTCTGCATCGACCGGAAACCTCTGAG gtTCTGTGCAGAGCGGCTGCAGTCGTTATTACGAACTCTGGAGATCGCAGACATCGCCGACTTCTCAGCTGTCACTCTCATCTCTAACTTTGCTACCCTGGTCAGCACCTACAGCCAAG GTTTTACCATCATCATTGAGCCTTTTGAGGACAGAACCCCGACCATCGCAAACCCTGTTCTGCACTTCAG TTGCATGGATCCGTCTATAGCCATCAAACCTGTTTTTCAAAGGTTTCAGTCGGTCATCATCACCTCGGGG acTCTCTCTCCACTGGACATCTATCCCCGAATCCTGGACTTCCGCCCCGTTACCGTGGCGTCCTTCACCATGACACTAGCACGGACCTGCCTCTGTCCCCTG ATCGTTGGAAGAGGAAATGACCAAGTGGCCCTGAGCTCCAAGTTCGAGACCAGAGAAGACTTTG ctgtgATTCGTAACTATGGCAACCTGCTTCTTGAGATGTCGGCCATTGTCCCTGACGGCATTGTGGCGTTTTTCACAAGCTATATTTATATGGAGAATATTGTGGCATCTTGGTATGAACAG ggAATCCTTGAAAACAtccagagaaacaaactcaTCTTCATCGAGACTCAGGATGCTGCAGAGACCAGCATGGCCCTGGAGAAATACCAGGAG GCTTGTGAGAACGGCAGAGGAGCCATCCTCCTGTCGGTGGCCAGAGGAAAGGTGTCTGAGGGAATCGACTTTG ttCACCACTTTGGTCGGGCAGTCATCATGTTTGGAGTTCCTTATGTTTACACACAGAGCCGCATCCTAAAG GCTCGTCTGGAATACCTTCGGGATCAGTTTCAGATCAGAGAGAACGACTTCCTCACGTTTGATGCCATGCGTCACGCAGCTCAATGTGTGGGCAGAGCCATCAGAGGCAAGACCGACTACGGACTCATGATTTTCGCTGACAAA CGTTACGCCCGAGCAGACAAACGGGGGAAACTCCCTCGCTGGATTCAGGAGCACATTAGCGAAGGCAGTCTGAACCTCACGGTGGACGAGGCCGTCCATCTCTCAAAGCACTTCCTCCGGCAGATGGCTCAGCCTTTCAGACAG GAGGACCAGCTGGGTCTGTCTCTGCTGACTTTCGAGCAGCTGCAGTCTGAGGAGATGCTGAAGAAAATCAGTCAGATCGCTCATCAGACTTAA
- the klc3 gene encoding kinesin light chain 3, translating into MLSAEEILCNTQQVIAGLEALRGENRSLLGSLQEAMESRSASESGSVEQEKSGSVEQEKSGIIRQSLERIELGLSEAQVMMALSAHLGSLEAEKQKLRAQVRRLCQENQWLRDELAGAQQRLQDREQEVVTLEEQNRHLQFMSSIRKYDLEEPHLDDKDTSSKKESLDDLFPTDDEEQSQMSQPHHSSAAAAAQQGGYEIPARLRTLHNLVIQYASQGRYEVAVPLCKQALEDLEKSSGHTHPDVATMLNILALVYRDQNKYKEAASLLNDALAIREKTLGMDHPAVAATLNNLAVLYGKRGKYKEAEPLCKRALEIREKVLGIDHPDVAKQLNNLALLCQNQGKYQEVELYYERALHIYQSKLGPDDANVAKTKNNLASCYLKQGKYRQAEALYKEILTRAHEKEFGSVEGEGRPSWSGAEDAGSRPDGLSNLKRSGSFTKLRESIRRSSEKLVRKLRGVELEETTPRNAGMKRANSLNVLNVGARESQDGAESSRLTDIRGLSSSTLSLTRRGSLGGTS; encoded by the exons ATGTTGTCGGCGGAGGAGATTCTGTGTAACACGCAGCAGGTGATCGCAGGGCTGGAGGCTCTCAGGGGAGAGAATCGCAGTCTGCTGGGGAGCTTGCAGGAGGCGATGGAGAGCCGGTCTGCGTCAGAGAGCGGCAGcgtggagcaggagaagagcGGCAGcgtggagcaggagaagagcGGCATCATCCGTCAGTCACTGGAGAGGATAGAGCTGGGGCTGAGCGAGGCACAG GTGATGATGGCGTTGTCGGCTCACCTGGGATCGCTGGAGGCCGAGAAACAGAAGCTGCGAGCTCAG gtgcGTCGTCTCTGTCAGGAGAACCAGTGGCTGAGGGATGAGCTGGCCGGTGCTCAGCAGcggctgcaggacagagagcaggaggtgGTCACCCTGGAGGAGCAGAACAGACATCTGCAGTTCATGTCGTCCATACGCAAATACGACCTGGAGGAGCCTCACCTG GATGACAAAGACACATCCTCCAAAAAAGAGTCTCTGGATGATCTATTTCCCACTGATGATGAGGAACAGTCCCAGA tgtCCCAGCCTCACCACAGCAGTGCAGCCGCTGCAGCCCAGCAGGGCGGCTACGAGATCCCCGCCCGCCTTCGAACGCTCCACAACCTCGTCATCCAGTACGCCTCCCAGGGACGATACGAAGTCGCCGTGCCGCTCTGCAAACAA GCTTTGGAAGACTTGGAGAAGTCTTCAGGCCACACGCACCCAGATGTCGCCACCATGCTGAATATACTGGCGCTGGTGTATAG AGACcagaacaaatacaaagaagCAGCCAGTCTGTTGAACGACGCGCTGGCGATCAGGGAGAAAACTCTCGGGATGGACCATCCAGCT gTGGCTGCAACACTCAACAACCTGGCAGTGCTCTATGGGAAAAGAGGGAAATACAAGGAAGCAGAGCCGCTATGTAAACGAGCTCTGGAGATcagagagaag GTTCTAGGTATAGACCACCCAGATGTGGCCAAGCAGCTGAACAACCTGGCTCTGCTGTGTCAGAACCAGGGGAAGTACCAGGAGGTGGAGCTGTACTACGAACGAGCTCTGCACATTTACCAAAGCAAACTGGGACCAGACGACGCCAATGTGGCAAAGACCAAGAACAACCTG GCCTCATGTTATCTCAAACAGGGGAAATACAGACAAGCTGAGGCTCTTTACAAAGAGATCCTGACCCGAGCACATGAAAAGGAGTTTGGATCAGTAGAAG GTGAAGGTCGTCCCAGCTGGTCCGGAGCAGAGGACGCTGGTTCCAGACCGGACGGACTCAGTAACCTGAAGCGCAGCGGCTCCTTCACCAAGCTCCGAGAGTCGATACGCAGAAGCAGCGAGAAACTGGTCCGCAAGCTCAGAGGAGTCGAGCTGGAGGAAACGACCCCGAGGAATGCTGG GATGAAGAGAGCCAACTCTCTGAATGTGCTGAATGTTGGAGCCAGAGAGAGTCAGGATGGTGCAGAG TCGAGCCGTTTGACAGATATCCGAGGCCTGAGCTCCAGCACGCTGAGTCTGACGAGACGGGGTTCACTCGGGGGGAccagctaa